In Vigna unguiculata cultivar IT97K-499-35 chromosome 3, ASM411807v1, whole genome shotgun sequence, a single genomic region encodes these proteins:
- the LOC114175105 gene encoding elicitor-responsive protein 3-like produces the protein MPQGTLEVFLEYAKGLENTDFLSDMDPYVILTCRTQEQKSSVQSGKGSNPKWNENFVFNVSEGVNELRLKIMDSDAMSADDLVGEVTITLDALFNEGSIPPTSYNVVKNDSFCGEIRVGLTFKRQERRERSIEEDFGGWKESSCTY, from the exons ATGCCTCAGGGAACCCTTGAAGTTTTTCTTGAATATGCCAAAGGCCTTGAAAACACAGATTTTCTCT CTGACATGGACCCTTATGTGATCCTCACATGTCGCACTCAAGAACAAAAAAGCAGTGTTCAATCAG GTAAAGGAAGTAATCCAAAGTGGAATGAAAATTTCGTATTCAACGTTTCCGAAGGCGTTAACGAACTCAGGTTAAAGATCATGGACAGTGATGCCATGTCTGCAGATGATCTCGTGGGAGAAGTTAC CATTACGTTGGATGCATTGTTCAACGAAGGGAGTATTCCACCAACTTCATACAATGTTGTGAAGAATGACAGTTTTTGTGGGGAGATTAGAGTTGGCCTCACTTTTAAGCGTCAg GAACGAAGGGAACGCAGCATAGAGGAAGATTTTGGGGGATGGAAGGAGTCTAGTTGCACATACTAA
- the LOC114179489 gene encoding methyl-CpG-binding domain-containing protein 13-like isoform X2, protein MESPDIEKSEETKTQINSNTNCNSKQQSVENANEHPEWLPDGWNMEVRIRKSGVHMGSGYKCYIEPSKGYKFFSKPEVLRYLETVEDSSGTSKKGKKCSKINTPNDKSCTSKEKKSSKMQTPNNKSCSSKKEKKCASVEFPNDNSCTPKEEEKGNNMDFPNNNSCAPKKEKNGSNLDSPNGNSCTSKKEKIGTNMDSPKDSSCTPKKEKNYNNMNSPIDVMIEKSIPEDLPPGWVKELKTTKNGKGIRKDPFYIDPVSGYVFRSKKDVQRYLKSGDIRSCAFKPSRRQIQDEDNITSPPAAKRQKLKQSAPTQQLSAGDSIAKMHSPEDGAANSSEVKKSSDPGRSALLKNESLKESAKALFGDDLQEEERAVNATENGNEKNHGKQSISKIRKEFNVSQRSSPRLAGSKSVQLVNNVINEQTLQVPKRNLRKSRNTLDVDISVDQSAPKEQPHEQETDKIEDNKPEIQISSNKSGKKKEHHLPRRASKRLAAIEHESMNSKVELQQSECGPVTMVADQAPINGKSANKRKKSAPRLKKSGKEEMNDEKTEPQLSFAYHYSWSDPSLEYAINALTGVLPPADNIPSTVAETDIQKPLFDNVTGRSATAIPGTDVQNTSVGNVLRDTTAAPETDIQKASVDNGMGRSTTEVPETDIRKASVDNGTERSTTAVPDTDIQKASIDNGTGSGTTAVPDTDIQKASVDNGTAISTTAVPDTDIQKASVDNGTGRSPTAVPEPDIQSTMARSATTIPDSHLQKTLIDSVKGSSSTTIPENDQKTVIEMESARSTSTGPETDIQKSLIDSVTGSRYRKSQVRSNKPKRTKELKIPVRLSKRLAGMEPELPPAERALEYSTRKSCREEPTATDTLTNGVSDHHNAGEETKPTLLQASDSLKTEVLGESLKRSENSYDAQTDHKEQLKKVEAENVGDVRSEPKLPLPFEDSWSDPCLEFAIKTLTGAFPLDAGGDIMPALPPGFDNPPYKQVHRSVVTDINQEAHDNSNQPSHNKELNMVIQPELRTGSISYENAPNLTTRESYLDQDNILKNLDGEPSLTGNITQPLHHSWNINTLAHEEPLKQNGQPVEGGIVTTEQQLIETGAVNHDNSELQYCAPFMNSWSDPCLEFAFKTLTGVLPVEENLTLQGCFPEPANYHERRDGVSLLPDFRSSSFSQSDFSFFHDTGVKSMPGQQSSVSSSFLPLEKTSLQGFAGVDPQTHFSQCNNNFQRR, encoded by the exons ATGGAAAGCCCTGATATTGAAAAGTCTGAAGAAACCAAAACACAGATTAACAGTAACACAAATTGTAATTCTAAACAGCAG AGTGTAGAAAATGCTAACGAACATCCTGAATGGTTACCTGATGGCTGGAACATGGAAGTCAGAATCCGTAAAAGTGGTGTACACATGGGATCTGGATACAAG TGTTACATCGAACCGTCAAAAGGATACAAATTCTTCTCCAAACCAGAGGTATTACGATATCTCGAAACTGTAGAGGATAGCAGTGGCACTTCCAAGAAGGGGAAGAAATGTAGTAAGATAAACACTCCAAATGACAAGAGTTGCACTTCCAAGGAGAAGAAATCCAGTAAAATGCAGACTCCAAACAACAAGAGCTGCAGTTCCAAGAAGGAGAAAAAATGTGCTAGCGTGGAGTTTCCAAATGACAACAGTTGTACTCCCAAGGAGGAGGAGAAGGGCAATAATATGGATTTCCCAAACAACAACAGTTGTGCTCCCAAGAAGGAGAAGAATGGGAGTAACTTGGATTCTCCCAACGGTAACAGTTGCACGTCCAAGAAGGAGAAGATAGGCACTAACATGGATTCTCCAAAGGACAGCAGTTGCACTCCGAAGAAGGAGAAGAATTACAATAACATGAATTCTCCAATTGAT GTTATGATTGAGAAGTCTATTCCGGAGGATTTACCGCCTGGGTGGGTAAAAGAATTGAAGACTACGAAGAATGGCAAGGGCATTCGGAAAGATCCG TTTTATATTGATCCAGTGAGTGGATATGTATTCCGCTCTAAGAAGGATGTACAGAGGTATCTTAAATCTGGTGATATACGGTCATGTGCCTTTAAGCCAAGTAGAAGACAAATCCAAGATGAAGACAACATAACT tCACCACCTGCTGCCAAGCGTCAGAAACTGAAGCAGTCTGCACCCACGCAACAGCTTTCCGCAG GTGATTCTATTGCAAAGATGCATTCACCAGAAGATGGAGCTGCAAACTCATCTGAAGTGAAGAAATCATCTGACCCAGGTAGGTCAGCACTTTTGAAAAATGAATCCTTGAAGGAATCAGCAAAAGCACTTTTTGGAGATGATTTGCAAGAGGAGGAGCGTGCTGTGAATGCAACGGAGAATGGTAACGAGAAAAATCACGGTAAACAAAGCATATCCAAAATCAGGAAGGAGTTCAATGTAAGTCAGCGGTCATCACCGAGACTTGCTGGAAGTAAATCTGTACAGTTGGTAAACAATGTGATCAATGAACAGACTCTTCAGGTTCCAAAAAGAAACTTGAGGAAAAGTAGAAACACTCTAGATGTTGATATTTCTGTGGACCAATCAGCTCCTAAAGAACAACCACATGAGCAAGAAACAGATAAAATAGAAGACAATAAGCCAGAAATTCAAATCAGCTCAAACAAATCAGGTAAAAAGAAAGAGCACCACCTTCCTCGTCGGGCTTCAAAACGATTAGCTGCTATTGAGCATGAGTCAATGAACTCCAAAGTGGAATTGCAGCAAAGTGAGTGTGGGCCAGTGACAATGGTTGCTGATCAAGCCCCAATAAATGGCAAGTCagcaaataaaaggaaaaagtcAGCACCTCGTCTGAAGAAAAGTGGAAAAGAAGAGATGAATGATGAGAAAACAGAACCTCAGCTGTCCTTTGCATATCACTATTCATGGTCCGACCCAAGCTTGGAATATGCAATCAATGCCCTCACTGGTGTGTTACCACCAGCTGATAATATACCCAGTACTGTTGCCGAAACTGATATTCAAAAACCTTTGTTTGACAATGTTACTGGAAGAAGTGCCACTGCAATCCCTGGAACTGATGTTCAAAACACTTCAGTTGGTAATGTTTTAAGGGACACCACTGCAGCCCCTGAAACTGATATTCAAAAAGCTTCAGTTGACAATGGTATGGGAAGGAGCACCACTGAAGTCCCTGAAACTGATATTCGAAAAGCTTCAGTTGACAATGGTACGGAAAGGAGCACCACTGCAGTTCCTGATACTGATATTCAAAAAGCTTCAATTGACAATGGTACGGGAAGTGGCACCACTGCAGTCCCTGATACTGATATTCAAAAAGCCTCAGTTGACAATGGTACGGCAATTAGCACCACTGCAGTCCCTGATACTGATATTCAAAAAGCTTCAGTTGACAATGGTACGGGAAGGAGCCCCACTGCAGTTCCTGAACCTGATATTCAAAGCACTATGGCCAGAAGTGCCACTACAATTCCTGACTCTCATCTTCAAAAAACTTTGATTGACAGTGTTAAGGGAAGTAGCTCCACTACAATCCCTGAAAATGATCAAAAGACGGTGATTGAAATGGAATCGGCAAGAAGCACCTCTACAGGACCTGAAACTGATATTCAAAAGTCTTTGATTGACAGTGTTACAGGAAGCAGGTATAGAAAATCCCAGGTACGTTCTAATAAACCCAAGAGAACGAAAGAGCTCAAAATACCTGTGCGATTATCAAAGCGACTTGCTGGCATGGAACCCGAGTTACCGCCTGCTGAAAGAGCTCTTGAATATTCCACTAGAAAATCATGCAGAGAAGAACCAACTGCCACTGATACTCTAACTAATGGAGTGTCTGATCATCACAACGCTGGGGAAGAAACCAAGCCTACTCTTCTTCAAGCTTCTGACAGTTTGAAAACAGAAGTACTTGGAGAATCATTAAAACGGAGTGAGAACTCATATGATGCCCAAACCGATCACAAGGAACAATTGAAGAAAGTTGAAGCTGAAAATGTTGGTGATGTCAGATCAGAGCCAAAGCTCCCCTTACCGTTTGAGGACTCTTGGTCAGATCCATGCCTAGAATTTGCCATCAAGACACTCACCGGTGCTTTTCCACTTGATGCTGGTGGAGACATAATGCCTGCTTTGCCTCCTGGCTTTGATAATCCGCCATATAAGCAAGTGCATCGAAGTGTGGTGACAGACATTAATCAAGAAGCTCATGATAACTCGAACCAACCCTCGCACAATAAGGAGCTTAATATGGTTATTCAACCTGAGTTGAGGACCGGCTCCATCTCTTATGAAAATGCTCCTAACTTAACAACTAGGGAATCTTATCTTGATCAAGACAACATACTTAAGAATTTGGATGGGGAACCCAGTCTCACTGGAAACATAACACAACCTTTGCATCATTCTTGGAATATAAACACACTAGCACATGAAGAGCCATTAAAGCAAAATGGACAGCCTGTCGAAGGTGGAATTGTTACAACGGAGCAACAATTAATTGAAACTGGAGCTGTAAACCATGACAATTCCGAGTTACAGTATTGTGCTCCGTTTATGAATTCTTGGTCAGACCCATGCTTAGAATTTGCATTTAAGACTCTTACAGGCGTGCTACCAGTAGAGGAAAATTTAACACTCCAAGGATGTTTCCCGGAACCTGCTAACTATCATGAACGGAGGGATGGTGTCTCATTGTTGCCAGATTTCAGATCATCTAGCTTTTCACAAAGCGATTTCTCGTTTTTCCATGATACAGGGGTTAAGTCCATGCCAGGGCAGCAGTCATCAGTAAGCTCTTCATTCCTACCCTTGGAGAAAACAAGTCTTCAAGGTTTCGCGGGAGTTGATCCTCAAACACACTTTTCTCAGTGCAACAATAATTTTCAAAGAAGGTAA
- the LOC114179489 gene encoding uncharacterized protein LOC114179489 isoform X1: MESPDIEKSEETKTQINSNTNCNSKQQSVENANEHPEWLPDGWNMEVRIRKSGVHMGSGYKCYIEPSKGYKFFSKPEVLRYLETVEDSSGTSKKGKKCSKINTPNDKSCTSKEKKSSKMQTPNNKSCSSKKEKKCASVEFPNDNSCTPKEEEKGNNMDFPNNNSCAPKKEKNGSNLDSPNGNSCTSKKEKIGTNMDSPKDSSCTPKKEKNYNNMNSPIDVMIEKSIPEDLPPGWVKELKTTKNGKGIRKDPFYIDPVSGYVFRSKKDVQRYLKSGDIRSCAFKPSRRQIQDEDNITSPPAAKRQKLKQSAPTQQLSAATEILDKNSLEWPSANSPRKKQNANVSTKTKVASVPIGDSIAKMHSPEDGAANSSEVKKSSDPGRSALLKNESLKESAKALFGDDLQEEERAVNATENGNEKNHGKQSISKIRKEFNVSQRSSPRLAGSKSVQLVNNVINEQTLQVPKRNLRKSRNTLDVDISVDQSAPKEQPHEQETDKIEDNKPEIQISSNKSGKKKEHHLPRRASKRLAAIEHESMNSKVELQQSECGPVTMVADQAPINGKSANKRKKSAPRLKKSGKEEMNDEKTEPQLSFAYHYSWSDPSLEYAINALTGVLPPADNIPSTVAETDIQKPLFDNVTGRSATAIPGTDVQNTSVGNVLRDTTAAPETDIQKASVDNGMGRSTTEVPETDIRKASVDNGTERSTTAVPDTDIQKASIDNGTGSGTTAVPDTDIQKASVDNGTAISTTAVPDTDIQKASVDNGTGRSPTAVPEPDIQSTMARSATTIPDSHLQKTLIDSVKGSSSTTIPENDQKTVIEMESARSTSTGPETDIQKSLIDSVTGSRYRKSQVRSNKPKRTKELKIPVRLSKRLAGMEPELPPAERALEYSTRKSCREEPTATDTLTNGVSDHHNAGEETKPTLLQASDSLKTEVLGESLKRSENSYDAQTDHKEQLKKVEAENVGDVRSEPKLPLPFEDSWSDPCLEFAIKTLTGAFPLDAGGDIMPALPPGFDNPPYKQVHRSVVTDINQEAHDNSNQPSHNKELNMVIQPELRTGSISYENAPNLTTRESYLDQDNILKNLDGEPSLTGNITQPLHHSWNINTLAHEEPLKQNGQPVEGGIVTTEQQLIETGAVNHDNSELQYCAPFMNSWSDPCLEFAFKTLTGVLPVEENLTLQGCFPEPANYHERRDGVSLLPDFRSSSFSQSDFSFFHDTGVKSMPGQQSSVSSSFLPLEKTSLQGFAGVDPQTHFSQCNNNFQRR, encoded by the exons ATGGAAAGCCCTGATATTGAAAAGTCTGAAGAAACCAAAACACAGATTAACAGTAACACAAATTGTAATTCTAAACAGCAG AGTGTAGAAAATGCTAACGAACATCCTGAATGGTTACCTGATGGCTGGAACATGGAAGTCAGAATCCGTAAAAGTGGTGTACACATGGGATCTGGATACAAG TGTTACATCGAACCGTCAAAAGGATACAAATTCTTCTCCAAACCAGAGGTATTACGATATCTCGAAACTGTAGAGGATAGCAGTGGCACTTCCAAGAAGGGGAAGAAATGTAGTAAGATAAACACTCCAAATGACAAGAGTTGCACTTCCAAGGAGAAGAAATCCAGTAAAATGCAGACTCCAAACAACAAGAGCTGCAGTTCCAAGAAGGAGAAAAAATGTGCTAGCGTGGAGTTTCCAAATGACAACAGTTGTACTCCCAAGGAGGAGGAGAAGGGCAATAATATGGATTTCCCAAACAACAACAGTTGTGCTCCCAAGAAGGAGAAGAATGGGAGTAACTTGGATTCTCCCAACGGTAACAGTTGCACGTCCAAGAAGGAGAAGATAGGCACTAACATGGATTCTCCAAAGGACAGCAGTTGCACTCCGAAGAAGGAGAAGAATTACAATAACATGAATTCTCCAATTGAT GTTATGATTGAGAAGTCTATTCCGGAGGATTTACCGCCTGGGTGGGTAAAAGAATTGAAGACTACGAAGAATGGCAAGGGCATTCGGAAAGATCCG TTTTATATTGATCCAGTGAGTGGATATGTATTCCGCTCTAAGAAGGATGTACAGAGGTATCTTAAATCTGGTGATATACGGTCATGTGCCTTTAAGCCAAGTAGAAGACAAATCCAAGATGAAGACAACATAACT tCACCACCTGCTGCCAAGCGTCAGAAACTGAAGCAGTCTGCACCCACGCAACAGCTTTCCGCAG CCACAGAAATACTTGATAAAAACAGCTTAGAATGGCCTAGTGCTAATAGCCCAAGGAAAAAGCAAAATGCAAATGTTTCGACTAAAACGAAGGTTGCTTCTGTTCCCATAGGTGATTCTATTGCAAAGATGCATTCACCAGAAGATGGAGCTGCAAACTCATCTGAAGTGAAGAAATCATCTGACCCAGGTAGGTCAGCACTTTTGAAAAATGAATCCTTGAAGGAATCAGCAAAAGCACTTTTTGGAGATGATTTGCAAGAGGAGGAGCGTGCTGTGAATGCAACGGAGAATGGTAACGAGAAAAATCACGGTAAACAAAGCATATCCAAAATCAGGAAGGAGTTCAATGTAAGTCAGCGGTCATCACCGAGACTTGCTGGAAGTAAATCTGTACAGTTGGTAAACAATGTGATCAATGAACAGACTCTTCAGGTTCCAAAAAGAAACTTGAGGAAAAGTAGAAACACTCTAGATGTTGATATTTCTGTGGACCAATCAGCTCCTAAAGAACAACCACATGAGCAAGAAACAGATAAAATAGAAGACAATAAGCCAGAAATTCAAATCAGCTCAAACAAATCAGGTAAAAAGAAAGAGCACCACCTTCCTCGTCGGGCTTCAAAACGATTAGCTGCTATTGAGCATGAGTCAATGAACTCCAAAGTGGAATTGCAGCAAAGTGAGTGTGGGCCAGTGACAATGGTTGCTGATCAAGCCCCAATAAATGGCAAGTCagcaaataaaaggaaaaagtcAGCACCTCGTCTGAAGAAAAGTGGAAAAGAAGAGATGAATGATGAGAAAACAGAACCTCAGCTGTCCTTTGCATATCACTATTCATGGTCCGACCCAAGCTTGGAATATGCAATCAATGCCCTCACTGGTGTGTTACCACCAGCTGATAATATACCCAGTACTGTTGCCGAAACTGATATTCAAAAACCTTTGTTTGACAATGTTACTGGAAGAAGTGCCACTGCAATCCCTGGAACTGATGTTCAAAACACTTCAGTTGGTAATGTTTTAAGGGACACCACTGCAGCCCCTGAAACTGATATTCAAAAAGCTTCAGTTGACAATGGTATGGGAAGGAGCACCACTGAAGTCCCTGAAACTGATATTCGAAAAGCTTCAGTTGACAATGGTACGGAAAGGAGCACCACTGCAGTTCCTGATACTGATATTCAAAAAGCTTCAATTGACAATGGTACGGGAAGTGGCACCACTGCAGTCCCTGATACTGATATTCAAAAAGCCTCAGTTGACAATGGTACGGCAATTAGCACCACTGCAGTCCCTGATACTGATATTCAAAAAGCTTCAGTTGACAATGGTACGGGAAGGAGCCCCACTGCAGTTCCTGAACCTGATATTCAAAGCACTATGGCCAGAAGTGCCACTACAATTCCTGACTCTCATCTTCAAAAAACTTTGATTGACAGTGTTAAGGGAAGTAGCTCCACTACAATCCCTGAAAATGATCAAAAGACGGTGATTGAAATGGAATCGGCAAGAAGCACCTCTACAGGACCTGAAACTGATATTCAAAAGTCTTTGATTGACAGTGTTACAGGAAGCAGGTATAGAAAATCCCAGGTACGTTCTAATAAACCCAAGAGAACGAAAGAGCTCAAAATACCTGTGCGATTATCAAAGCGACTTGCTGGCATGGAACCCGAGTTACCGCCTGCTGAAAGAGCTCTTGAATATTCCACTAGAAAATCATGCAGAGAAGAACCAACTGCCACTGATACTCTAACTAATGGAGTGTCTGATCATCACAACGCTGGGGAAGAAACCAAGCCTACTCTTCTTCAAGCTTCTGACAGTTTGAAAACAGAAGTACTTGGAGAATCATTAAAACGGAGTGAGAACTCATATGATGCCCAAACCGATCACAAGGAACAATTGAAGAAAGTTGAAGCTGAAAATGTTGGTGATGTCAGATCAGAGCCAAAGCTCCCCTTACCGTTTGAGGACTCTTGGTCAGATCCATGCCTAGAATTTGCCATCAAGACACTCACCGGTGCTTTTCCACTTGATGCTGGTGGAGACATAATGCCTGCTTTGCCTCCTGGCTTTGATAATCCGCCATATAAGCAAGTGCATCGAAGTGTGGTGACAGACATTAATCAAGAAGCTCATGATAACTCGAACCAACCCTCGCACAATAAGGAGCTTAATATGGTTATTCAACCTGAGTTGAGGACCGGCTCCATCTCTTATGAAAATGCTCCTAACTTAACAACTAGGGAATCTTATCTTGATCAAGACAACATACTTAAGAATTTGGATGGGGAACCCAGTCTCACTGGAAACATAACACAACCTTTGCATCATTCTTGGAATATAAACACACTAGCACATGAAGAGCCATTAAAGCAAAATGGACAGCCTGTCGAAGGTGGAATTGTTACAACGGAGCAACAATTAATTGAAACTGGAGCTGTAAACCATGACAATTCCGAGTTACAGTATTGTGCTCCGTTTATGAATTCTTGGTCAGACCCATGCTTAGAATTTGCATTTAAGACTCTTACAGGCGTGCTACCAGTAGAGGAAAATTTAACACTCCAAGGATGTTTCCCGGAACCTGCTAACTATCATGAACGGAGGGATGGTGTCTCATTGTTGCCAGATTTCAGATCATCTAGCTTTTCACAAAGCGATTTCTCGTTTTTCCATGATACAGGGGTTAAGTCCATGCCAGGGCAGCAGTCATCAGTAAGCTCTTCATTCCTACCCTTGGAGAAAACAAGTCTTCAAGGTTTCGCGGGAGTTGATCCTCAAACACACTTTTCTCAGTGCAACAATAATTTTCAAAGAAGGTAA